The Williamsia sp. DF01-3 genome has a window encoding:
- a CDS encoding alanine racemase, with translation MTELGLDGAVMRPEWPWAAEPETYWRAIDQAVRDHGTPDGPVAVLELTALRHNVADLRARAGGVPIRIASKSLRVRSVISEILAADGFAGVLAYDVAEAHWLATAAAVTDVLVGYPTANSHAIAKLSTDPVAAERVTLLVDSVDHLDLIAHAVPPGAADVRVAIDVDASYSSRLLGHIGVRRSPIRTAAQAKRLAHEVAARPGVRLVGVMSYEAQVAGVGDAIPRKRLRNKMIAEMQRRSMAELIDRRGRVVDALRTIADLEFVNAGGTGSIEVTATDPSITDIAAGSGFFGGHLFDNYAYFKPAPAMSFGLSVVRVPARGIVTCLGGGWVASGPPARDRLPLPVWPAGLDYLPREAAGEVQTPLTGKAAQQMRVGDRVWMRHTKSGELSEHVNSILVVDGGRVVGELPTYRGEGKCFL, from the coding sequence ATGACCGAGCTCGGACTGGACGGAGCCGTGATGCGACCGGAGTGGCCGTGGGCGGCAGAACCCGAAACATATTGGCGTGCCATCGATCAGGCGGTGCGCGACCACGGTACGCCCGACGGGCCGGTGGCAGTACTCGAACTGACGGCGCTACGGCACAACGTGGCAGATCTGCGTGCGCGAGCCGGCGGAGTGCCGATTCGGATCGCCTCCAAATCGTTGCGGGTGCGTTCGGTGATCAGTGAGATCTTGGCCGCCGATGGCTTCGCCGGTGTATTGGCCTACGACGTCGCCGAAGCCCACTGGCTCGCCACTGCGGCAGCTGTGACCGACGTACTGGTGGGATACCCGACAGCCAACTCGCATGCGATCGCGAAACTGTCGACGGACCCGGTGGCGGCCGAGAGGGTCACCCTCCTGGTCGATTCGGTGGACCACCTCGACCTCATCGCGCATGCAGTGCCACCGGGCGCTGCTGACGTCAGGGTCGCCATCGACGTCGACGCGTCCTACTCCTCCCGACTGCTCGGCCACATCGGTGTTCGGCGATCGCCGATTCGCACGGCCGCGCAAGCCAAACGGCTCGCGCATGAGGTGGCTGCGCGGCCTGGTGTGAGGTTGGTCGGAGTGATGTCGTACGAGGCCCAGGTGGCCGGTGTGGGCGATGCAATTCCGCGCAAGCGCTTGCGTAACAAGATGATCGCCGAGATGCAGCGGCGGTCGATGGCCGAGTTGATCGATCGGCGGGGACGGGTGGTCGATGCCCTGCGCACCATCGCGGACCTCGAGTTCGTCAACGCCGGGGGGACCGGTTCGATCGAGGTCACCGCCACCGACCCGTCCATCACGGACATCGCTGCGGGTAGCGGTTTCTTCGGCGGCCACCTGTTCGACAACTATGCCTACTTCAAGCCGGCGCCGGCCATGTCCTTTGGTTTGTCGGTTGTTCGCGTCCCGGCGCGGGGCATCGTCACGTGCCTGGGCGGTGGGTGGGTGGCGTCAGGACCGCCGGCCCGGGACCGGTTGCCGCTGCCGGTGTGGCCGGCGGGACTCGACTACCTGCCGCGCGAGGCGGCCGGGGAAGTACAGACGCCACTGACCGGCAAGGCCGCACAACAGATGCGGGTCGGCGACCGGGTGTGGATGCGGCACACCAAGTCCGGCGAACTTAGTGAACACGTCAACTCGATCCTCGTGGTCGACGGCGGCAGGGTGGTCGGTGAACTGCCGACCTATCGCGGCGAAGGGAAGTGCTTTCTGTGA
- a CDS encoding D-arabinono-1,4-lactone oxidase yields the protein MLSVTAVWRNWGRTESVNPAEVVTPRGTDEVADVVARARTNGVTVKAVGSGHSFSAIAIAPEIQLDMSGQRGLVAVDTATGRATLRAGTTLREIPGLLAPYGLAMANLGDVDAQTISGATSTGTHGTGLRHGGISTQITAVQLVTGNGDVRTVDTSEPQLLSAAALGLGALGVITEVTLQCVPAFTLRAQEGPEQVDDVIDSFLEKVALHDHYEFYWFPHTGFALTKTNTRLPLDTPRSGPGVVRRLIDDEVVSNGLFRVTCEVGARFPSAVPRINSLAGNALSARTYTDASTKVFVSPRRVRFREMEYAIPLDRVPQALNEVRDMINRRGFRVSFPIEVRAAAADDLMLSTASGRDSGYVAVHRYHADPVDGYFDEVERIMADHGGRPHWGKMHTRDARHLRSVYPRFGEFLSVREELDPDRVFVNPYLASVLGD from the coding sequence GTGCTTTCTGTGACGGCGGTGTGGCGGAACTGGGGCCGGACGGAATCGGTGAACCCCGCCGAGGTGGTGACGCCACGAGGCACCGATGAGGTTGCCGATGTGGTGGCGAGAGCTCGCACCAACGGTGTGACCGTCAAGGCCGTGGGGTCGGGACACAGCTTCAGTGCCATTGCGATTGCTCCAGAGATTCAGCTGGACATGTCAGGGCAACGCGGACTCGTCGCCGTCGACACGGCCACGGGCCGGGCGACACTGCGAGCTGGTACCACCTTGCGCGAGATCCCTGGTCTTCTCGCGCCGTACGGGTTGGCCATGGCGAACCTCGGCGACGTGGATGCCCAGACCATCTCAGGTGCAACATCGACGGGGACCCATGGCACCGGCCTGCGCCACGGTGGGATCAGCACACAGATCACCGCAGTGCAGTTGGTCACGGGCAACGGTGACGTCCGAACAGTGGATACCTCCGAGCCCCAACTGCTTTCGGCCGCCGCACTCGGGCTCGGTGCACTCGGTGTGATCACCGAGGTCACACTGCAGTGTGTACCCGCATTCACCCTGCGCGCCCAGGAAGGTCCGGAGCAGGTGGACGACGTCATCGACTCGTTCCTCGAGAAGGTCGCGCTCCACGACCACTACGAGTTCTACTGGTTCCCGCACACCGGTTTCGCACTGACGAAGACCAACACCAGGCTTCCCCTTGACACACCCAGGTCCGGCCCGGGCGTGGTCCGGCGGTTGATCGACGACGAGGTCGTGAGCAACGGGCTGTTTCGCGTCACCTGTGAGGTCGGGGCCCGCTTTCCTTCGGCGGTTCCGAGGATCAATTCACTGGCCGGGAACGCTTTGTCGGCTCGGACCTACACGGATGCATCGACCAAGGTCTTCGTCTCACCTCGTCGGGTTCGATTCCGGGAGATGGAATACGCGATCCCGCTGGACCGGGTACCGCAGGCGCTGAACGAGGTACGCGACATGATCAACCGGCGAGGGTTCAGGGTCAGCTTCCCGATCGAGGTTCGTGCGGCGGCCGCGGACGACCTCATGCTGTCGACGGCGAGTGGACGGGACAGTGGGTACGTCGCCGTCCACCGGTATCACGCAGACCCGGTGGACGGTTACTTCGACGAGGTCGAACGGATCATGGCCGACCACGGTGGGCGCCCCCATTGGGGGAAGATGCACACCCGCGACGCTCGTCACCTCCGGTCGGTGTATCCGCGGTTCGGCGAGTTTCTCAGTGTGCGTGAGGAACTCGATCCCGATCGAGTGTTTGTCAACCCCTACCTCGCGTCGGTACTCGGCGACTGA
- a CDS encoding neutral/alkaline non-lysosomal ceramidase N-terminal domain-containing protein — protein sequence MKFDGPEVSRRRVLGGAAATTVAVGASRVLGSAQAGAAPAQTGYLVGAGRSDMTGAVAGQGMMGYSQPQQVAAGLHMRYHARAYIIADSASGQRVVFVTADSSCLFESIHIGVLVKLRARYGDLYTEKNVNLNATHNHNSCGGTAWDYAYTLAAFGFKKNSYDAEVNGIFAAICRAHDSLAPGTVKLGRTELHNASAQRSRIAFDLNPPHDKNAFPDAIDPAVTVLRLAQAGKDIGVITWFSTHGTSIADHNRLITVDNKGYASHRWESDEPGVIAAFPQTNAGDMTPNLDLVPFSPSGPTPDNRANCAIIGERQYQAGREASRSASPMTRTGVESVVHYVDFSDVAIDGTYTPDGKPARTSPAMMGAGAVATSSEDNFEQPLPFFYEGQVNPLVAAVGGLDAEVSPWVRDAQAPKLIAFPLGLLPPWPWIPQIMPVQIIRIGDLVLAAAPAEFTIVSGLRVRQVVAHALQISADNVLLQGFANGYSQYVTTPEEYVSQQYEGGETQFGRWTLPAYMQSFDALAGAMARGSDLGRGPAPLNKSGIQPDLVPPPPPDVPIAGHRFGEVLRGPEPRYRGASTVAVEFVGAHPNNNLRTSDTYVEVQQWTAGTWDRVYDDNAWSTEMHWARPVNSTDTSVITVLWNIPAGTAGRFRIRYFGDSKNSEGTITGFTGTSAAFDVSR from the coding sequence ATGAAGTTCGACGGACCAGAAGTCTCCCGACGCCGCGTTCTCGGCGGCGCCGCTGCGACCACCGTGGCGGTCGGTGCCTCTCGAGTGCTCGGTTCCGCACAAGCGGGGGCCGCACCGGCGCAGACCGGCTATCTCGTGGGAGCCGGACGTTCCGACATGACGGGCGCGGTGGCAGGCCAAGGAATGATGGGCTACTCCCAGCCCCAGCAGGTCGCCGCGGGACTGCACATGCGTTATCACGCAAGGGCATACATCATCGCAGACAGTGCCTCGGGTCAGCGGGTGGTCTTCGTGACGGCTGACTCCTCGTGCCTGTTCGAGTCGATCCACATCGGAGTGCTGGTCAAGCTGCGGGCACGGTACGGCGATCTGTACACCGAGAAGAACGTCAACCTCAACGCCACCCACAACCACAACTCGTGTGGTGGTACCGCATGGGACTACGCGTATACGTTGGCCGCGTTCGGCTTCAAAAAGAACTCCTACGACGCGGAGGTCAACGGGATATTTGCCGCGATCTGCCGCGCACACGACTCTCTTGCACCCGGCACGGTGAAGCTCGGGCGAACCGAGCTGCACAATGCGAGCGCGCAGCGTTCGAGAATCGCCTTCGATCTGAACCCGCCCCATGACAAGAATGCGTTCCCCGACGCCATCGACCCAGCAGTGACCGTGCTCCGGCTGGCGCAGGCAGGCAAGGACATCGGCGTGATCACCTGGTTCTCCACGCACGGAACCTCGATCGCCGACCACAATCGCCTGATCACGGTGGACAACAAGGGTTATGCCAGCCACCGATGGGAGAGTGATGAGCCGGGCGTGATCGCGGCGTTCCCGCAGACCAATGCCGGAGACATGACCCCGAACCTCGATCTGGTGCCGTTCAGTCCATCTGGACCCACGCCCGACAACCGGGCCAATTGCGCCATCATCGGTGAGCGTCAATATCAGGCGGGCCGTGAGGCATCCCGCTCTGCCTCGCCGATGACTCGCACCGGGGTGGAATCTGTGGTGCACTACGTCGACTTCTCCGACGTCGCCATCGACGGTACGTACACCCCAGATGGGAAGCCGGCGCGCACCAGCCCGGCGATGATGGGCGCCGGCGCGGTGGCAACCAGCTCGGAAGACAACTTCGAACAGCCCTTGCCGTTCTTCTATGAGGGGCAGGTCAATCCGTTGGTGGCCGCGGTGGGTGGGCTCGACGCCGAGGTGTCGCCATGGGTGCGAGACGCGCAGGCTCCCAAGCTCATCGCGTTTCCGTTGGGGCTGCTCCCACCGTGGCCATGGATACCTCAGATCATGCCGGTCCAGATCATCCGGATAGGCGATCTCGTGCTTGCGGCTGCCCCTGCCGAGTTCACCATCGTCTCAGGGCTCCGCGTACGGCAAGTGGTGGCACATGCCTTGCAGATCTCGGCGGACAACGTACTGCTGCAGGGCTTCGCCAACGGATACAGCCAGTACGTCACCACCCCGGAAGAGTATGTGTCACAGCAGTACGAGGGTGGGGAGACGCAATTCGGCCGGTGGACACTGCCGGCGTACATGCAGAGTTTCGACGCCCTCGCCGGGGCCATGGCGAGGGGTTCCGATCTCGGACGGGGACCGGCGCCGCTGAACAAATCCGGCATCCAACCGGATCTCGTGCCGCCTCCACCTCCGGACGTCCCGATCGCGGGGCACCGTTTCGGAGAAGTACTGAGGGGTCCTGAGCCTCGTTATCGAGGCGCGAGCACGGTGGCCGTGGAGTTCGTCGGCGCCCACCCCAACAACAATCTCCGTACGTCAGATACCTATGTCGAAGTGCAACAGTGGACGGCCGGGACGTGGGACCGGGTCTACGACGACAACGCATGGTCGACCGAGATGCATTGGGCGCGACCGGTCAACAGTACCGACACCTCGGTGATCACCGTCCTGTGGAACATTCCTGCCGGGACGGCCGGCAGGTTCCGCATCCGCTACTTCGGCGACTCGAAGAATTCGGAGGGCACGATCACCGGCTTCACCGGTACATCGGCGGCTTTCGACGTCTCGCGTTAG
- a CDS encoding beta-ketoacyl-ACP synthase III, whose product MPVIADKTGINNVGILGIGAYRPDRVVTNAEICETIDSSDEWIYTRTGIKTRRFCGPDENVTTMAIDSGRKAIANALLSGSDIDAVIVATNTHLLLTPGAGTAVATALGANGVPAFDVTVGCAGFGYAMGIGADMIRGGSATNVLVIGSEQLSIALDMTDRGNCFIFGDGAGAVVLGATETQGVGPVIWGSDGSQYDAIRQDIDWLEFIEGDRKQRPYLRMEGTSVFRWAAFEMGKAAQRALDAAKIDAQELDVFVPHQANARINDLLARGLKLRDDAVVAGDIETTGNTSAASIPLAMEDLLSNGKAKPGDTALLLGYGAGLSYAAQVVTLPPVPFE is encoded by the coding sequence ATGCCTGTCATCGCTGACAAAACCGGGATCAACAACGTCGGGATTCTCGGCATCGGCGCCTATCGGCCGGATCGCGTGGTCACCAACGCAGAGATCTGCGAGACTATCGACTCCAGCGATGAATGGATCTACACCCGCACCGGAATCAAGACCCGGCGGTTCTGCGGGCCGGACGAGAACGTCACCACGATGGCCATCGATTCCGGACGCAAAGCCATTGCCAATGCGCTGCTCAGCGGTTCGGACATCGACGCCGTCATCGTCGCCACCAACACCCACCTGCTGCTCACCCCCGGTGCCGGCACCGCCGTCGCCACCGCGCTCGGCGCCAACGGCGTGCCCGCCTTCGACGTCACCGTCGGATGCGCCGGATTCGGCTACGCGATGGGTATCGGCGCCGACATGATCCGCGGCGGCAGTGCCACCAACGTTCTTGTCATCGGATCCGAGCAGCTCTCGATCGCGCTCGACATGACCGATCGCGGCAACTGCTTCATCTTCGGTGACGGCGCCGGCGCCGTTGTCCTCGGAGCCACCGAAACCCAGGGCGTCGGCCCGGTCATCTGGGGCAGCGACGGTTCGCAGTACGACGCGATCCGCCAGGACATCGACTGGCTCGAGTTCATCGAAGGCGACCGTAAACAGCGCCCCTACCTGCGAATGGAGGGCACCAGCGTTTTCCGCTGGGCGGCATTCGAGATGGGCAAGGCAGCTCAGCGGGCACTGGACGCCGCAAAGATCGACGCGCAGGAACTCGACGTCTTCGTCCCACACCAGGCGAACGCACGGATCAACGACCTGCTGGCCCGCGGCCTCAAACTCCGCGACGACGCTGTTGTCGCCGGCGACATCGAGACCACCGGCAACACCTCTGCCGCCTCGATCCCGCTGGCCATGGAGGACCTGCTGTCCAACGGCAAGGCCAAGCCGGGCGATACCGCACTGCTGCTCGGTTACGGCGCCGGCCTCAGCTACGCCGCGCAGGTGGTCACCCTCCCGCCGGTTCCTTTCGAGTAG
- the pth gene encoding aminoacyl-tRNA hydrolase — MTESIVIVGLGNPGTRYEKTRHNVGAMAVQHLAHKLGEKFKVHKKSGAQIAVGRLAGSPVVLAVPTCFMNESGRQVGPLAAFYSAGPQSSGPHTLVVVHDELDIEFGAVRLKQGGGEGGHNGLRSISQAVGSKDYLRVRLGVGRPPGRQDPADFVLKPFSTSERTEVPLLLENASDAIELLISNTLEDAQNRVHAW; from the coding sequence GTGACCGAGAGCATCGTGATTGTCGGCCTGGGCAATCCGGGCACCCGCTACGAGAAGACCCGCCACAACGTCGGGGCGATGGCGGTACAACACCTGGCGCACAAGCTCGGCGAGAAGTTCAAGGTACACAAGAAGTCCGGGGCCCAGATCGCGGTCGGACGGTTGGCCGGCAGTCCCGTTGTCCTGGCCGTCCCGACGTGTTTCATGAACGAATCAGGCCGCCAGGTCGGACCGTTGGCGGCGTTCTATTCCGCAGGTCCGCAGTCCTCGGGACCACACACACTCGTGGTGGTCCACGACGAATTGGACATCGAGTTCGGTGCCGTCCGCCTGAAGCAGGGTGGCGGCGAAGGTGGCCACAACGGCCTCCGCTCCATCTCGCAGGCCGTGGGCAGCAAGGATTATCTCCGGGTCCGGCTCGGAGTGGGCCGACCACCCGGTCGTCAGGATCCCGCCGACTTCGTCCTCAAGCCGTTCTCGACGTCCGAACGCACCGAGGTGCCACTGCTGCTGGAGAACGCGTCCGACGCGATCGAATTGCTGATCTCGAACACCCTGGAAGACGCTCAGAACCGCGTGCACGCGTGGTGA
- a CDS encoding TetR/AcrR family transcriptional regulator codes for MTVPAVLDVPTEAPMTPAAERILDAAGTLFYTHGIRAVGVDSIAETAGTTKKTIYDRFGSKDGLIVAYLHRRSLRWRTLVLDFIRPLPVGRAQALAVFDATDEWMASWVRGCGFINAYAELGGTDHPGVEIIVEEKAWVRDLFAHTCTAAGYPEPDFLAGQLTLLHEGSIVARTAGAQDDASRVAKLTAQVLLDAPAREPS; via the coding sequence ATGACCGTTCCCGCTGTCCTCGACGTACCGACCGAGGCGCCCATGACCCCCGCAGCCGAGCGAATCCTTGACGCCGCGGGGACCTTGTTCTACACCCACGGCATCCGAGCCGTCGGTGTCGACTCGATCGCCGAGACCGCCGGCACCACCAAGAAGACGATCTACGACCGGTTCGGATCCAAGGACGGGCTGATCGTCGCGTATCTACATCGCCGAAGTCTGCGGTGGCGCACCCTCGTGCTCGACTTCATCCGTCCCCTTCCGGTCGGACGCGCACAGGCCCTGGCCGTCTTCGACGCCACCGATGAATGGATGGCGTCGTGGGTGCGCGGCTGCGGCTTCATCAATGCGTATGCCGAACTCGGCGGAACCGACCATCCCGGTGTCGAGATCATCGTCGAGGAGAAGGCGTGGGTGCGTGACCTGTTCGCGCACACATGTACCGCAGCCGGCTATCCCGAGCCCGATTTCCTCGCCGGGCAGTTGACGCTGTTGCACGAGGGCAGCATCGTCGCCCGGACCGCGGGGGCACAGGACGATGCATCACGGGTTGCGAAGCTGACCGCGCAGGTGCTGCTGGACGCTCCGGCGCGCGAACCGTCGTGA
- a CDS encoding DMT family transporter produces the protein MIKASSVLVLTWSSGYLGAELAARYSSWHMLLSCRFAVAAILLIGFCVVRRLRITRAGVMRQVGLAIVMQGLYLGAISASVGAGLSPGITALICSLQPLVVAACAVPVLGQRIGAREWMGLTVGIVGVGLVVGGKMHAGGVPWWAYLLCTFGMLALVAATLTERRLRPPEPMAAALAVQCVVGAVIFWAVNAAVGDVIPPMTFDFAWSLGWAVVFATFGGWGAYLWVNREAGPMHLSTLLLLVPPTTMVIAWPMFGDQLGVWEVAGVVVSAAGVTIKLLGTSVGASSRQAPQTTPARDTEVRGPETAESLRR, from the coding sequence ATGATCAAAGCCTCGTCGGTTCTGGTGCTCACGTGGAGCTCGGGTTATCTCGGAGCAGAACTCGCCGCCCGCTACTCCTCCTGGCACATGCTGCTCAGCTGCCGGTTCGCGGTGGCTGCCATCCTGCTGATCGGCTTCTGTGTGGTGAGGCGTCTGCGCATCACCCGCGCAGGCGTGATGCGACAGGTGGGCCTGGCGATCGTGATGCAGGGTCTGTACCTGGGGGCGATCAGCGCCTCGGTGGGTGCGGGGCTCAGTCCCGGCATCACCGCATTGATCTGTTCACTGCAGCCGTTGGTGGTGGCGGCGTGTGCGGTGCCCGTGCTCGGTCAGCGGATAGGAGCCCGTGAGTGGATGGGCCTGACCGTCGGCATCGTGGGTGTCGGACTCGTGGTCGGGGGCAAGATGCACGCCGGCGGCGTTCCCTGGTGGGCCTACCTGCTGTGCACGTTCGGGATGCTCGCCCTGGTCGCGGCCACGCTCACCGAGCGGCGACTGCGACCGCCCGAGCCGATGGCGGCCGCCCTGGCTGTGCAGTGTGTCGTGGGTGCCGTCATCTTCTGGGCTGTGAATGCGGCTGTGGGGGACGTGATTCCGCCGATGACGTTCGACTTCGCGTGGTCGCTGGGATGGGCCGTTGTCTTTGCGACGTTCGGCGGCTGGGGTGCCTACCTGTGGGTCAATCGGGAGGCCGGACCGATGCACCTGAGCACTCTGCTGCTGCTCGTGCCGCCCACCACCATGGTGATCGCCTGGCCGATGTTCGGCGATCAGCTCGGGGTGTGGGAGGTTGCCGGCGTCGTGGTCAGCGCGGCGGGCGTGACGATCAAGCTGCTGGGGACGTCGGTAGGCGCCTCGTCGAGACAGGCGCCGCAGACGACTCCGGCCCGCGACACCGAGGTGCGCGGGCCGGAGACGGCAGAATCGTTGCGGCGTTGA
- a CDS encoding 50S ribosomal protein L25/general stress protein Ctc gives MANANQASNLSVSIRTESGKGAARRTRRAGNVPAVLYGHGTEPRHLTIPAREFAAILRNNGLNAVIDLDIEGETQLALTKQVDVHPIRNYIEHADLVVINRGEKVTVEVAIVVEGDAAPGNLVTQDASVIEIEADVLSIPEQIVVSVEGKEAGYSISAAELELPEGVTLISDPETLIIAVNEAQKAETESDADASEPAETAEAADEGDSAGE, from the coding sequence ATGGCCAACGCCAATCAGGCCAGCAATCTGAGCGTTTCGATCCGCACCGAGAGCGGCAAGGGCGCAGCCCGTCGCACCCGTCGCGCAGGCAACGTGCCCGCCGTGCTCTACGGCCACGGCACCGAGCCCCGACACCTCACCATTCCGGCCCGCGAGTTCGCCGCGATCCTGCGTAACAACGGTCTCAATGCCGTCATCGACCTCGACATCGAGGGCGAGACCCAGCTGGCACTGACCAAGCAGGTCGACGTGCACCCGATCCGCAACTACATCGAGCACGCCGACCTCGTCGTGATCAACCGCGGCGAGAAGGTCACCGTCGAGGTCGCGATCGTTGTCGAGGGCGACGCCGCCCCCGGCAACCTGGTCACCCAGGACGCCAGCGTCATCGAGATCGAGGCCGACGTGCTGTCGATCCCTGAGCAGATCGTCGTGTCGGTCGAGGGCAAGGAAGCCGGCTACTCGATCAGCGCTGCCGAGCTCGAACTGCCCGAGGGCGTCACCCTGATCTCCGATCCCGAGACGTTGATCATCGCCGTCAACGAGGCCCAGAAGGCCGAGACCGAATCGGACGCCGATGCTTCCGAGCCGGCCGAGACCGCCGAAGCGGCCGACGAGGGCGACTCCGCCGGCGAGTAG
- a CDS encoding limonene-1,2-epoxide hydrolase family protein, translated as MTDDFDTETDRSEAEIARSFLELLALGDLGAAMELVHPDIDYTNVGVSTIRGKSRVAKLFKVMENPRAGFGVQFINVTTDGPVVLTERIDELTFGRFSMQFWVCGRFEIEDGLITVWRDYFDFFDMTKGVLRGLAAIAVPRVQRPLPKPTLTAIAPFGG; from the coding sequence ATGACAGACGATTTCGACACAGAGACCGACAGATCTGAGGCGGAGATCGCCCGGTCGTTCCTCGAGTTGCTCGCCCTCGGCGACCTAGGGGCGGCAATGGAGCTGGTTCACCCCGACATCGACTACACCAACGTGGGCGTCTCGACGATCCGCGGCAAGTCCCGCGTTGCCAAGCTCTTCAAGGTGATGGAGAACCCTCGCGCGGGCTTCGGCGTGCAGTTCATCAACGTCACCACCGACGGTCCCGTGGTGCTGACCGAACGCATCGACGAACTCACCTTCGGCAGGTTCTCGATGCAGTTCTGGGTCTGTGGCCGGTTCGAGATCGAGGATGGCCTGATCACCGTCTGGCGCGACTACTTCGACTTCTTCGACATGACAAAGGGTGTACTTCGCGGCCTGGCCGCCATCGCCGTGCCGCGTGTGCAGCGACCGCTACCGAAGCCCACCCTGACCGCCATCGCGCCGTTCGGCGGTTAG
- the arsC gene encoding arsenate reductase (glutaredoxin) (This arsenate reductase requires both glutathione and glutaredoxin to convert arsenate to arsenite, after which the efflux transporter formed by ArsA and ArsB can extrude the arsenite from the cell, providing resistance.), whose amino-acid sequence MATIYHNPKCSTSRKALQRMRDGGVEPTIVKYLETPPSRVALEKMIADAGIEVRQAVRKRESLYNELDLADATDDELLDAMATNPILIERPFVVTDKGTRLARPVESIDDIL is encoded by the coding sequence GTGGCGACCATTTACCACAACCCCAAGTGCTCGACGTCGCGCAAGGCATTGCAGCGAATGCGCGACGGCGGGGTCGAGCCGACGATCGTCAAGTATCTGGAGACACCGCCGAGCCGTGTCGCCCTGGAGAAGATGATCGCCGACGCCGGCATCGAGGTCCGTCAGGCCGTTCGCAAGCGCGAGTCGCTGTACAACGAACTCGATCTCGCGGACGCGACCGACGACGAGTTGCTCGACGCGATGGCCACCAACCCGATCCTCATCGAGCGACCGTTTGTGGTGACCGACAAGGGCACCCGCCTCGCCCGTCCGGTCGAATCGATCGACGACATCCTCTGA
- a CDS encoding ribose-phosphate diphosphokinase, with translation MTWTTTDNQKSLMLFSGRAHPELADAVARELDIKVTPQTARDFANGEIFVRFEESVRGSDAFVLQSCPYPLNKHLMEQLIMIDALKRGSAKRITAILPFYPYARQDKKHRGREPISARLVADLLKTAGADRIITVDLHTDQIQGFFDGPVDHMHAQGQLSEYVKNKYGTKHITVVSPDSGRVRVAEKWADSLDGAPLAFIHKTRDPLVPNQVKSNRVVGDVSGRTCVLIDDMIDTGGTIAGAVQVLKDAGAGDVIIATTHGVFSDPAAERLANCGAREVIATDTLPIGPEKQFDSLTVLSIAPLLGRTIREVFENGSVTSLFNGSA, from the coding sequence GTGACCTGGACCACCACCGACAACCAGAAGAGCCTCATGCTGTTCTCTGGTCGTGCACATCCCGAGCTGGCCGACGCGGTCGCCCGGGAACTCGACATCAAGGTCACCCCGCAAACCGCCAGAGACTTCGCGAACGGTGAGATCTTCGTGCGTTTCGAGGAGTCGGTCCGTGGCTCGGATGCTTTTGTGCTCCAGAGCTGCCCGTATCCCCTGAACAAGCACCTGATGGAACAGCTGATCATGATCGACGCCCTCAAGCGTGGGTCGGCCAAGCGCATCACCGCCATTTTGCCGTTCTACCCGTATGCGCGTCAGGACAAGAAACATCGTGGGCGCGAACCCATTTCGGCTCGCCTGGTTGCCGATCTGCTGAAGACCGCGGGCGCCGACCGCATCATCACGGTCGACCTGCACACCGACCAGATCCAGGGCTTCTTCGACGGACCGGTCGACCACATGCACGCGCAGGGTCAGCTATCGGAGTACGTCAAGAACAAGTACGGCACCAAGCACATCACCGTGGTCTCCCCCGACTCCGGACGTGTCCGCGTTGCCGAGAAGTGGGCCGACTCGCTCGACGGTGCTCCGCTGGCCTTCATCCACAAGACACGCGACCCCCTGGTGCCCAACCAGGTGAAGTCCAACCGTGTTGTCGGTGACGTCTCGGGACGCACCTGCGTGCTGATCGACGACATGATCGACACCGGCGGCACCATTGCCGGCGCGGTCCAGGTACTCAAGGACGCCGGCGCGGGCGACGTGATCATCGCGACCACACACGGCGTGTTCTCCGACCCCGCTGCCGAGCGACTCGCCAACTGCGGAGCCCGTGAGGTCATCGCCACCGACACGTTGCCGATCGGGCCGGAGAAGCAGTTCGACAGCCTCACCGTGCTGTCGATCGCGCCGCTTCTGGGCCGCACCATCCGTGAGGTGTTCGAAAACGGTTCGGTGACAAGCCTGTTCAACGGAAGCGCATAG